The nucleotide sequence CAGACATGCCCTGTGAGAGGGAAGTGCTGAGTTTTGGGGAAGTAGTGGCTAAAACAGCACAGGAGTGTTTTTGGCtgtggttgattttttttttttctggtgcaaGTTATTAATTGCCTCGTTGTTAACATAAACAGTTCTCCGGATGTAACTGTGGATAGATTTCATTAAATGCAATTGGCTTTGCGTTAGCTCATCAGCTTATCCAAAAGAGAACTGGGAAACAGTGGCACTGTTTTGGAAACAGCCTAACACAAGAAAACTCCTCAGCTCTGTCTTTTGCCTgtagaaaacttcattttaattctgaaaagttgagttttgcttttccagggTCTGATGAAGCCTTGGGCTTCACCCCCTCCATTTAAAACACCATTGGGTTTCAGCCCCATAAATCTTCAGGCCATTCCAGTTGCCTGTTGTACCTTGCCATCGGGTTGTTTTAAAAGCTGTCACACATTCAACCACCTCAcgtttctcttttctctccaaTTCCAAATTTAACCTGGAGAACAGCATCGGCCTTTGGTACTTTCCAGAGGCAGCCAGCCATCGGGTGCAGTGAGGGTACTGTGTGTTGTCTTCTGTGAGGCATAAAGGAAATGAGCGGTCAGTGGTGGGCAGAgtggtttctcttttttgtatttttattgtttcatttggttttctAGCTTTGTCGCCTTCACTGGCTGCAATGGGGAGTGGTAATTTTGTGTGCCTGGTAGCTCAGTAACAGGTGACAGCAGAGTGGCAGCGAGGTGCACTCAGATGCACATCCTTGACAGTCATAGCTCTTTATGTCCACAGCCTCAAGAGATCTGCACCAAAGCCAAATGGTTGCCTTGTCCAAAGTGCTGTGAGACcacaaagcagctgctgccctgagAAAAGCAGGGGTAACACGACAGCCAACAAAGTTAACCTGATGATAAGCAAACACCATGCCATAACCCTCTGTGCATGTATGTCAGGTCTTGGTCTTCACAAAGCTGCAGTGTGCCCATTCGAGAGAGCACTGAGTGACTGAGGCTCACAGAAGAGGGACAGTTTTCCCTGTGTTTCAGTGTCATTCCTGCAGGAAgaggcccagcagcagcaatggaTGTCCCAAGGCAGCCAGGGCTTCCATCAGTCAGTACAGcctctttctgaaataaaaccttgTGAAGCTGCATGGAGCAGGACTGCAGGATGCTGCTCTCCCCATGCAAGATGTTGTGCACAGATTCTTTAGGCATATTGGCATATTGTTTATAtagaaaaagatatatattGGGTGTTTATAGCTTAAATACACCAGTAGCGATGGAATTTCATAGAAAAATACAACCATGTTCTGCAAGTTGTCCCTAACCATGAAAATGAATTCATGAATTTTATGTGGAGGCGTTCGTTTTACTAGGTTTTAGAGGGAAGacatgcaattatttttcccaAGGGTAAAATGCACTCGTTTGCCTTGCTCATCATATTTGTTTTGTGTCAGTAATAACTTGTGAGAGAATAGGTTTAACTTCCTCACACATATTTTACTCAATAGAACTCTTAGGAAGCTTTAAGGTTGGTAATTAAACATATGGCATAGTGTCTGAGTTCTCTTAAGAGCAGCCCGATCTTGCGATATATCATGGGGAGTATACAGATATATCTAAACATAGacattttgtgtgtatgtgtgacAACATTTTGTTGGCAGTAGAAACCTACAGATATGTTCTCCCTTAGTAGTAGAAGTAAGAAGTCGATTTGCTCTGTTTAatctgacaaaacaaaaaacagcaaaacaaacaaacaacaaaacaaaacaaaaaatcagctACTACTAAGCAGAGCGATGCTCTTTTCACAGCTGAGTTACAGAGCATTTATAGTCTCTGTGGAGCAGATGGGAAAGAGGTACGTCACATCACTGCCTGGCCTGCAAGAAGgcctccagcaccagctgcctTGCCAGAATGTAGCTACTAAGAGAAATCAACTATGTGCCAGACACTgatatttcttcatttacaaaaaGTCAGCCAAACGAAGAGGCCAGATtgccccttcccctttccccaagGGAGTGCCAGGGACACCCAGAGTTGCAACCGTGCTGGCGCGAGGCCTGCTGTGGGCAACCGCAGCCTGGGTGCCACGCAGGTCTCTTTGgccactgctgctcctgcccaagCACTTGGATAGCTGCTGCCATGCGCCAGTGAAACCTGCTGAGCAAAGAGCCATGGGCTCTGCTTGTACTTTCCAGCATAACAGCCAAGGTCCTGCAAACCAGCAGGGTGGTGGGAGAGGGGCTGCTGCGGTGCTCCAGGATGGGCCTGTCAAAATCCAGCACATCCAGCAGGCCTCCCGCCGCAGCATTTTTGTTCCTTGCAATCTCTTCTGCCCAGACACATGGTTTGGGATGGTTATAAAGATATCTACTCATTAAAAAGCAGTGCCAGAGTGCAAATGCCGGATATTTTCCCCTCCAAGCTCTAGAAGAGAGGAAGCTATTGTGAAACTGTAATAAAGGGTCTGGAGGGCGTGCTTGTAGCTTTTGGGAAAGGAGAAGCTGGAGAGGGCAAGAAGAAAACATCATAACCTCTTCCTCATTGTAAAAACAGACTTTGCTGCCAATTGTACCCCCACAGCCACTTTGGATGAGGTGGAAGgctgctgcttcagcagtgCTGTGGCAGCACTTCAGCTGGGGCTAACAAGCATTGCTCTCTGCATGGCAAGTCCCACAGGCATTAgttatgtgtgtatatatatatatatatatatacaccatgGGCTGTCCCAGGCTTGACTGTAGTGGTGGTACTTGGCATGTAAACTTGAACACATATGTAAATGTCAGGAGTGGGGTCCTGGCGCTTGATCTGAGATGTTTCTTCCTCCCTAGACATGTGTTTTCACAGGGCTGATGGCCAGGACTGAGAGGCAGAGCTCAGGGGCAACGGGAGGCCACCAAAGAGATGGGTTTATGGAGTACGTGGCACCTGCCTTCTGAAACCTGTGAGGCACAGGTGTAAGCACCAGTCCCAgaaaacaaccccaactccagagaagattttgctttaaaagttgAGTAAGGGTTTTCGCTAGTAAATAGCCTTGGGGCTCTATAGAATTTAATTGGGCAAGGGAAGCCCCACTGACCTCTTATGGGAAAGAAGGTGAGATCTTTAAAGCATCTTCAGTGTTGGACTCCTGCAGCAAAAAGCCCCGCAGATTTTGGTGACCTCTGCAGTGCTGTATGGGTGCAGTCAGGATGCATAGCGCAGTGCCTAAGGCACACTGAGCAACCTGGTACTGCAGTATTTGGAGGAGGGATGAGGCCAAGGGGGTGGCTGGTCCTCTGAGAGGCCATGTGCAGCTCTCTGGGTGTGTATGGAGAGAAGTCAGTGCAAAACTCAGGTAGGGGCCTTGGCAGGCTGCCTGCATATGTCCTGGCTTACCTCTGAGTATTTCATCCATGTCCTGAAGGAGTTTGTCACCATGTGCAAAGCTCCTCTAAGGTAGACAAGAAGTTCAGTGCTGACCATGCTGTCTATATCTGTTTGCACTTTGGGCCAAGCCCACATCCTAATCATGACTTCCAGGACTTTACTGCCCAGCTCCCGCATGTAACTCCAAAGGTGTGCTCCTAGACTGGTGCCAGTCCTGGTTAGGGCAGGAGAAACATTAAAGTGTTTTAgcttcttttaaacaaaaaaagctgcTCCATAAATCTGACTGAAAAACTAAAATCCCTTTCTGCCAAAAAGGTCAcatttgggatttatttttttttgttccaaatTGAAACAAGACATTGATTAAGGAAGTAGCTACCAGGGGAACAGAAACTGATTTTCTGACTTCACCTTTACTGCCTGGGTAGCTAAAGATCGAACCAGCTagctttatatttttcctgagaAACCTGGTGAACAAGCTGTGAAGCCCAGAAGCTCCTGCAGGAGCTTGAATAAAGTGAGACCAAGATGATCCAGAGGTAGCTCCCATTATTGCATGCCTTGTGATAGGGGGCGTCTTTGCGAGCCTCTAGGCTATATTGCACATCCCTAATGGGACTGGACCTTACCAATAAAGATGAGCTTAACCTTGCTTTCTCCATGTAAATGCCAGGAACCCGCTGTGAGGGGGCTGTCTCTGCTGTCTGTGCTCAGGGAAGAGCTGGTGTAACACCCACCACAATGTGGCTCCCACTGCTGCCTCTCCTTCCaatgggaaggagaggaacAGGCAAAGTTCCCCCCAGACACTCTTTCCAGtgctcagctgaaaaaaaaaaaaaacaccaaaaactaATGAAGAATATGTATCTCCAGCTGACAGAGGAAGTCTAGCTGAATATtcagagaaagacaaaactgaATTAGATAATATTAGATAAATTTAATAATAGCACTTCTGTGTTaagattattatatttttctgtggtGCTCTAAGACAAAGTACAGCATGGCTGAAAATGATAGCTTCTGgtaaaacataattttctggATGAGAGTGAAACAAACATTGAATGCCTTGCTGAGTGCTCCTCACAGGGGCAAGGATGATTTTGAAATGTAGgatgtgtttttattctgttcctACTTGTCCTGGCAACAGAAATTAAGGTAATTTCCACCCTCCAGCCAACTTCTGCTCTCAGTTGTACCATTATATATACACTGAAAACAGCTCTGTGATTTGCATTTCCTGTGTGATGCTAGCATGTTCTTAACCTGTTGATTTAATCACCTcaagtttttatttgctttgcatGTCTTAACTGAAAATCTATGCATTGTAATGCATTCTTATTcacagagaagaaggaaggagatcaaatgcaacacagaaaaaatacaggtttGATCCCAGGAGTTTTATTTCAAATCGGAAGCTAGAAGGAAGAGATACAAGTGGCTCTGGTTCCTGTAAGGCACTCCTTACTGTCACCAGCCTGGCAGAGGCTTCCCAGCTGGTACAAACATAGTATCAAAGCACATCCTCAGACCCACTTGGGTCTCATCTGCGCTGTGAGCACAGCGTGATGGCACAGCATGCCAGGCAGCCTGCAGTCCTTGGAGGCCAAGGTGGTGAGCTCCTGGGTGCAGGGGCTTTGCCTGGCTGTGCAGCTTTGCACCAGTGCATTGGCAGCCCACAGACTTGCCCATTTGAGGATGGAGTGTCTTCTTCTGCCTGCTCAAATTCCCACTGTCCAGATTTATCACAATGGCAGCAGCACCACTGGAGAAGGTGGCTCCAGCCTCACTGGGCAAGAAAGCCCAGGCAGACAAATGAATTTATGCTGTGAATCAGGGCACTCACCAAGAGCTCTCCTTGCAGCATTACAAAGCAACTGAGAAACAACTAGTTCCCAGAAGCATTTTTCGTTCTCTGGAAGTGCCTGGCAGAAGACCGGAGAGGAAGGGCAGTGAATTTTCTGAGCTGGCCCCATGTAACTGTGTCTCTGTCTCCTCCCAGAGCGCAGGACAGAGCATTTTGAGTCCGCTGTGCGAGATACCCAGGTGGGTGGAGATTTGGAGATGGAAGCAGCTGGATTTTCTGGAAGGGTTTTCTGTCTCAACTACTTGTGTGCCTACATGCTCAGGATCAGTGGTGTCGCACAGGATAAACAGTCTGTTcagactgggggaaaaaattacCCACTCTTATCAGCAGATCTGAGACAGCACACAGAAgggttcatatttttttctcaaatttgcACTTATCCTTTATCTGACACGGTCTCAAAACACCTTTGCAAAGCGGCTGTCTGTGCCTTGTAAGTAATGCTCAGCTCGTGACAGCGAGCAGGAGGACGAGCAGTGGGGACCCAGTCTCCGAGCACAGTCTGCCTGCCCTTCAGCAGGGGTGTGAAGAGCAGAACACCACTGGTCACAGAGGACCTTCCCTTTCTCAAAGAGGCCTCTCTGCTCCCGTAGGGCAGTCCCCAGGAAGGAGCCAGACCTCCAGCCTGGGCTGAAACAGGGCACGACAATGGTCAGGACCATGTATTGCTGAAGAGAGGGATCAACCTGATGACAGCCTCGGGCGGTGTTTGCCCAGCCTGCCTGAAGATGGCGGCACGGCACAGCCTGAGGCTGCAGGCTCAGGTCCCAGCTAGGTCGGTGGCTCTGGTGGTAACCACTCGCTGTCTCAGGGGCTACCTGGTACTAAACACCCCACGTCCCTCGCCTCCAAATCTGGGTGGCCACATCCCAGTGGTCCCTGGTGCTGCCTGTGCCAAGCTCTGGCTGACCAGAGCCACCTGCGGGCATGGACGGCATCAActgccaggagccagcagcgctCCCTGCTTCTCTTTCCTGGCGTAGACAAAACCTTTCTGTCCTCCAACGGCAGGTACTCCGACGAGAATCTTTTCCTGGCTGTAGCAGGCGGATAATGCTTTCGCTAAccccaaaatgaaaatgttaccAACAGAATTTTGGCCCAAGTTTCTTTCTTGTCACTGGCAGGTCTATCACTGGCTTCAGTCAAATCAGGATTGAAACACAGTGCTGCAGGTAAGCCTTCATCTGGGATAATGTTAATTTAGACTTTGAACCATTGGTTGGCAGTTGGcaccaatatttatttttctataccTATTTTCAGCCCAACTGTGTAAAGAAACAAGGCCACTGTGACCATGCTACCCTTGTATGTTCACCTGGTTGTATAACATCTTCCGACTCCCAGTAACCTTTGATGCTGTTGTCCCATTTCAGACATCACACTGGGGTTACATTCCTACCTGCAAACAGGCGGACAGGTAAAGCCCTTGGAAATGCCTGTGGTGTGAGCTCTGTTCTTATGACACCCCTGAGAACCAACAGGCCACAGCAATGCTCTGAGTGCCCAGTTCAGGGGTGCTTCCACCAGAGTGTGCAGGTTTTTAGATACCAACCAAACCCTAGACAAAAATCTGAAGGAAGCTTTTCCTGTTCTTAGTTCTTGCCCTTGTTGATACTGGAACTCCGTGGCTTTCTGTTTCTCCAGTGTTGAACGTCAGTACCAAAGAATCACATACATGGTCAAGTGTTTCGAAATTTTATACCACTTCAGACAACCTAAAAAACAGTAGCAGGTTTGAAAGTCTTGGCACCTGAGATACTTATATTAAAAAACTATGCCATCAACATTCACATAATAAAGGTTTAACAATTAGCAGTTGTCACTGACCATATTGGTTTAGAAACATCTTAGTTTCTGAATTCTTAATTATTTAAGATCTTGATGCTGCTTTGAGGGAAAATCTTTAGTATCTACCTGTTCATGCTGTATTTGTAAGAGGAAATGGttcctttctctccccaaaCTCGGAAAAATAAGATAGTTtcactgcttcttttcttctttaaaacagaagcatCCCGAGTGGGACTCTTATGTTATTGTGTTGCTTTTCACAAGTATATTACTTTCACTCCTGTGATTCTTTGAAGTAGCTGCTGGAGAACAGTGTGAGGTTTGCACAGCCAAATGGATGAAGAACAGTATCCAGATGATTCAGATAACAATTACTCATATGAGTATTCCATTAATGAAAGCAATGTCTGCGAAATGGGTaactattttgtgttttataccCATTTCACTACTGTTATCTACACTCTGGCATTTTTTCTTAGCCTGCTGGGAAATACTCTGGTGTTATGGATCCTATTCAAATATGAAAACCTTGTGTCTTTAACAAACATCTTCATCATGAATCTCTGTGTTTCTGACTTGATATTCTCCTGCATGCTGCCTTTCTGGGTAGTGGACCAGTCCTTCGGGTGGATTTTTGGTGAGTTCCTTTGCAAAGCAATGAATGCCATTTTCTCCATTGGCTACTAcagtggtgttttctttttgactctCATGACTATTCTACGGTACTTGTCCGTCGTGAATCCTCTTTCCACTTTGAGATCCCCAACACAATGCTGTGGTTCTCTGGTGAGCTTGGTTGTTTGGACTTGTAGCATTTTAATTGTGGTTCCCGAGGTGATTCACACCACAGTTCAAGAAGACATGGATGGGTACAAGACCTGTGATTACAATgattggaaatggaaaaaggtGGATGTTTATCAGAGAAATGTactcttcctgttttcctttgggGTTATTATATTCTGTTACTTCAGGATACTGATAATTCTGCTAGGAACAAAATCTCGCAGAAAGCACAGAACTGTGAAACTCATCCTCATTATTGTGATGGCTTTCTTCCTGAGCTGGGCACCTTACAACATCCTCAGttttctgattacttttccacCGTCTACCTGTCAATATGAAAAAGACACCACCCTTGCCTTTCACATCAGCCGTAAAATTGCTTTCTCCCACTGCTGCCTCAACCCTGTGCTTTATGTATTTGTTGGAGTCAAATTCAAGAGACATTTGATACGTCTATGCAGCCAGTGCTTACCTTGTGGCAACAGTCAAGTTTCCAGCCCCAGGATCTGTTCTCAAGGCAAATTTCACTATGAAGATGCATCCATCTACTGAAGGGACACCTAACTATTAGCACTTATCCTGGATAaactttaacattttaaaaccgTGGGTGATCTCTAATTCTTAAAGTCACTTCCTTGAGAAAGTGACATAAATTTACTCATTGCAAACatggaaaataactttaaaatgtatttgtggtGGGATGGAGAAGTGACTTCATTGGCCTGTAAGTCTTACCTTTATGCTCTTTTTGCACTGTGAGATCGATTTTctcttatttacatttttcttaaaaaaaaaaaaaagtttgctttttcctttgggaGTTAAACATCAGGTCTTAACATGAATGGTGGTGCGCATTGCTTTCTTGCCTACCTTAAAATACTTATTATAGCAATGGACATGTAAGGATTTCTGTGGCTTTTAATGCTTCACAGTGTTTGTCATTGCTGAACTCACTGGTTCTCTCTGTgtgtaaatgttattttaccTATTGATAGGCAAATGTATATAAAACTAGATTAGTGTAAAGACTTCACCAACCAGTAGTTTGACAAGGGTTCTAAGTAACAATTCAGCTTTTTTGGCAGCCATCTTAGCTGACAAGAGATTTTTCTCAGCTTTCGTATAGtttataaaaagcagaaactcGGGAATGCCCGTAGTATGATATCCTCTATCAGAACTATCTGGAAGCAAAAATGCCTAGGGAAAAGTAAATGGGGCAAACATACATGACACATCCAAATAGTCTTCTTAGGGTTTGCCCACAGTTTCTAATTTGTGCTTCAGTTTGGCTGCCAGAACACATTGATCATATCTTGTCCCTTATCATCAGATGTGCCTCTCTGAACAGGTCAATAGTATCCCAATACTACCATAATTGCCTAAaacttaaaaagtaaaaataagtcTATTCATTGATCACATAGGGAACTCACTTGTGTTCAGACAAACCATGGAAGGGTGGAAGCTGCCATTGATCTGGTCGGAGTGGAAACCAGACTTTGGCTCTTGTCTTCTGATAAGGGATAAGAGACATTTGAAATGAATATGATTGCTTTTATGCACTTCAAAAGACTTTGGACCGGAATTCAATATCTTAAACTCTGAAGAGACAGCCTACTGGAAGGACAAAGGATTCCGCATTTTTCTTCCGTGTTTGTAAACCTGGAGTACTTCATGGATACCAGCAAAACTCTGTGAGGGGGAAATGCTGCAGCAGTGAGTGGAAGAAGGTCTCATGCACTTACATCATTTCAACAAACTGTCATTCAACTCATTGTCCTAGAGCTACACTAACCTCAATTTTTTACTGTCAGTACTTTTCATACGTATCTAAAAAAGTCAGGAATTATAACTGAAGCACAAGAGATGTAAACaggcctgctctgctcagttTTTAACaagttatttaaatgtttgtagCTTGAGCATATTTTGTTACAGTATATCTGAATATGTAAAGGGAATGCTGAATATTACCCAATTGTACTGCTGCCTACTGCTGCCAAAGTAACTCAGCATGTGAAGAGTTCCTCTCCTGCTATAATGAAGTGGTACTAATAAACAGTCTGAAATTCAATAGTATATTACACTGTTACCTTTGTTCTCTGCCTTTGGTAACTACCTATTAAATTTgagatattttcaaatgaaaaattgtgTATTTTCATAGATTCATTTAGCTTGCAAGAGACTTCTGGAGGTCAGCCACTCCCCTACCCTGCTCACAGCATTCTGTTGTCCCTGTTAGATGAGGCTGCTCAGCGCCTTGTCTGTTCAAACTCTGAAAATCTCCAAGAACACAGATTGCATAAAACTACTCTGGGTCCtctgttccagtgcttaacCATTCTcatggtggatttttttcattttacatgaaCAAAATTTCCTTTGCTGTAACCTGGTGCTGCTCCCTCTTGTCCATTAAATGCATTCCTCTAAGAGTCTGGATCTCTTTTCTCTATGGCCCCGTTGCATAGTGGAAAAGAGCAATCAGGTCTCTTCTGAGCCATGTTTTTTCCTGGGGCTAAACAAACCCAGCCAATCTAGTTTCCACATGAGTCAAATGCTCCAGCTCCTGAGCTATCTTGGTCGTCCTCCTTTGGTCTCACTTCAGTCAGTAAACCTCTCCGTTGTATTTGGGGAGCCCCAAACTGGATATGCTACTCTGCTTATGACCACATGAACGTCAGGTAGAGGGGAATAATGTTTTTCCTCAACCCGTTGGTAGTGCAGGGTCATACACAGTTATGCTTCACAGCTGCAAGGGCATCTGACTGAGTTGTGTTCAACTCGTTGTCCACTTGAGCTCCCAGGTCTTTTCCAGCAAAGCTGATCTCTAGCTTGGTGTCCCCCAGCCTATGCAGTTGCAGGGGGTTAGGCCAGCCCGGGTGCAGGACTTTGTATTTGCCACTGTTGGACTTCCAGGGCTCCTGTCAGCTCATTCCTTCCACTTCCTGAAGACTCTTTGCATGGCAGCCCTGCAACTCACCTGCTGCCTCTTAGAGTCATATAACCAACCATTTAGGATGGAAAAGacttcaaagatcatcaagCCCATCAAGTTTTACTTGGTGTCATCCCTGATCTTGCTGAAAGTGCACCCTGTCCCGCCATTAAGGTTGCTGaagaagatgttaaacagtgttAGCCACAAACAGTATTTGTCCACAGCTGTTTGGTAATGGCTTCCAGGAGAATTCACTCCACCATCTGCTGGGGCACAGGGGAAAGGCCCACACAAAACTGAGCATCGCTGCCATAAACCATCAGAGCCCCCAGCTTTGTGAAGCTGTGGGAGCCTGTATCTGTCAATGATCTGCCAGCAGGGGAAAATCCTCACTGGTAAGGGGTAAGGCAGGTATCCAAATTAATCCTTTCCATATCTAAAGTATATTcttaaattaaataagaaaacttaaaatctacacatttaaaaaagcatCCCACTCCCACTAAAATCAATGATAATTTTACCTCTGATCATAGTCAGAGTGAGAGTCAGACACTAGGCTCATAAAGGGGTGCAATGTGTTGGACAAAGCCTGGCATGCACTGCTTATTGCCGGGAGTATTTTGACCAGGAACAAAGATGCCTCCTTCTATAACTCGGTATTTTGAAAGCACCAACAGTGCTATTAAAATCATCAATAAAATTCTATTTTGTCTTCTCATAGTTACAAAGCAGTTTGAAACGCTCTTGCTCATCAAGTGTTGAAACGGGAAGGCCCTGTGTTAAATGGAGAGAAGTTTGACTGATACTTTCTATACCAATCAGATGCCTATGTGTTCTTCAGGAAGCAAAACTAAAGTACATACAAAAATTAGAAAGGGAATTAGTGTAAGTTTGCTGTCAGTCAAAATGAGAACAGACCATAAGAAGTACCTGTAAAGATGACCTATGAAGACTAGTTATGCATCACCATAAAAGAGGAACGTAACCACCAGTACTTTACGTACCAGCACTGAGCCATTCTTGAGATGAACTCACCCACTCCTAAGCAGACCAAATTTTAGTGAGCCACAGGCCCATGTATTCACATAAAGAAACCTTAAACACGTTAAGAA is from Anser cygnoides isolate HZ-2024a breed goose chromosome 2, Taihu_goose_T2T_genome, whole genome shotgun sequence and encodes:
- the XCR1 gene encoding chemokine XC receptor 1; its protein translation is MDEEQYPDDSDNNYSYEYSINESNVCEMGNYFVFYTHFTTVIYTLAFFLSLLGNTLVLWILFKYENLVSLTNIFIMNLCVSDLIFSCMLPFWVVDQSFGWIFGEFLCKAMNAIFSIGYYSGVFFLTLMTILRYLSVVNPLSTLRSPTQCCGSLVSLVVWTCSILIVVPEVIHTTVQEDMDGYKTCDYNDWKWKKVDVYQRNVLFLFSFGVIIFCYFRILIILLGTKSRRKHRTVKLILIIVMAFFLSWAPYNILSFLITFPPSTCQYEKDTTLAFHISRKIAFSHCCLNPVLYVFVGVKFKRHLIRLCSQCLPCGNSQVSSPRICSQGKFHYEDASIY